The genomic DNA GGGTCAGACTCTGGTTGTCATTGTTCATGATGTATCCACGAGTATCAGCCAGCTCCTGGGTGAGGGGAAACGGACCAACACCAGCTTCCCACAGATGGTCAAATTCCTGGTGGTCAATCCTGAACTTGATGCCATCTTCCATACAGAGGCCATTGAAATATGGTGGGTCTATTGAACAGAAAATCACAAATTTAACATCTAttcaaagtgagaaaaaaaaaaaaaaaaaagtttgaatacTTACAGACATCCATGATTTGAGCAACTACAGTGGCCAAGTAGAAGTAGTACTCCTCCTGAGGCAAGATGCGAAGTGTGTAGTTGATGTTCAGAGAATACTCTCGGACTCCTTCCACAAAATACTGGCAAGAACACTTTAATCAGTACAAATCTTGCAACACTAACAGCTGTTGATTTCCAGTGCTAAAGAAAACCAAACAGACTCACCAGTTTAGAGACTATAGGGTCTTCAAATGGGACAAGAACAGTGTAAGCATAGGTATCATTGTCGTGGGTCACCTTGGAAACCTGATACCCATTCTGTGTAGCATCTGGCACAGTCATGACCATTCCGTTGAGACTCACAGAAACCAGTTCCACATCAAAGGGGAAGTTGCCCACATACACAGTGAAGACTCGATCCTCAAGAACAGTTactgcaagagagagaatgtaaaaaTAAGTCTGTGGCCTGGCAAGTTAGAGCAGAATGGAAAGAGGTTTAATTAAATTCAATCAAATGCAAACTCACGATCGATTGTGAAAGGCGTATGGCACAGGACCGGAGTAGCCATATATGTATGCTGGCAGAGTCTGTTTTCAAGGGTACCATTATCCGTTGTGAAGATATGCTCATAATGGAGTGTCACAGAATAGAATTCATGGTATGTGTTGTCCATCACAAAAGTCTGGACAGGGGAGGGAAAAATCAATAAGgaaaaaatatatgaaaaagCATAAATAAAACATCCTTTAAGAAGCAGCCAATACTCACCTTCCTGGTTCCTCCCTCAGCAGCATATGGGATGGTGACCTCTACAATTTCTGGGCCAACATCAACAGTGTAGCCCCTTTCTTCAATCATTTGGGGGTCCAAGCGCTTACCATTCACATCAAAGTCAACCTGTTTGCTTCTAAATCCAGAGAGGTCAGACACCAGGGGAACCATCACAGTAGGAGTCTTCCATATGAGGGCACACTCATGAAATTCATGATCTTAAAAGGACAAGAGCAGAAGTCATCAGCAAAAGCTTttggagagaaataaaagtAACACAACAGCCACAAACCACTCACCCAGTGTACATGCTGCAACCAGGTCCACCATCATGGTAGTCAACCTCTGTCGCAGAAACAAAGCTGGACGGATCACTTCAACAGCAAGCCCACTCACCTAAAGATAGATGGGCAGTCAACTCCTGTTGAAATACCACCATTACATACTGAAACTAAAAGGGCACTGGGAGTGCAGACttccgccaaggccaaatgctaCTCTTTTGTGCAGTGTTGACGGAAGGGGGTAGTGTTTTCAAAATTCTGCTGACAAACCACTCAAATAGCACAGAAAACCTCCTTGAACAGGCAGGGTATTTTACCATGTCAATTGTAGAGTGCTGCTGCCCATATGCAGTTCGGAAAACGACCCGGCCTGGGGTAACAGCAAGAAAGTATCCCAGGTCCTCAGCCTCATGTACAGACATGACAACAGGTTCCTCCCCCTGCCTCAAGAACATGACTTGCCAGGCTGATGTGGCAGCCTCTTGGGCCTGTAAATCAaagtttgttttttattcattcattaaggACACTGAAGTGGTCTGATTTTGACCCAAAAAAAGCGTAAGGCTAGTCTGTACGTTTACCATAGGAAGGGCAGACGCCAACTCAACatctgtgagggtgtgagtgtgaggacaCGGCAAGTCAGTCTGTACAGATACCTGGAACACAATTTCAATGGGTTGTGAAGATGCAGATGCTTTCTGTGTCCAGAGTCTCAGCAAAGTCATACCTCCATGTAGTTCTTTTCACAAGTAACCTCTCGGTGAGACCATGTATGAGAAGGAGAACATGTCTTTGTGATGTTATGAACAACCTCCTCATCATTATCAATCATGATAAGGTGGAAGTTGAAGGTAAAGATCAGGTCGTCCTAGGGTTGTAAAAGTAGTACGCATGTTAAAGGAgtgaaaaagggaaaacaaaaaggTAGTAAAAGGCGGTGGGTGAGGGTGGGGCAGGGAACCTATACCTCATTTTGAGTGTAGCAGGAGAAGTAAGAGGCTTGAAGGACCGCATGTGCTAGCATTGGGTAAACACTATACGAGTAGCCACACTGAGCCCCACCATCCGTGGTGATTGGAAACTGCCCATTAGCTCCTACGAGAACAAACAAAAGTTACACAAGTTTGTGGACAAATAGAACTTAAGACCCAAAGAACATACCTATTGCTTTGAAGCAAGGTTCAACATCACCAGACAGGGGCACAAAGATCCTCAGATGATCATCCTGACATTTAGTGTCAAACACTGAAATAAAACCAACAGGTCAGTATGGATCGCCTAGTAATTAAAACAGCTACTCAGAAGACAAAATAATAACTTACCATCTACATTGCCAGCACACTTAAAGTTGGTCAAGATCACCGTAAGAATTACACCCACTCTGTAAAGgtaaaaataataaagaaacacagaaaaattTAAAACTCACAAGATTGTGGACTGCTGAAACCAGAGATCAAGCTACACTAAAGTCAATCACTGACCCAACATATGGCCCCACAGCCATGGCCACTGATCAGATGAAGTGTCTAATacgagctttaaaaaaaaaaaccaactgCTCTGACTACAACTTCTTCATGGAGTCCTGACTACAAAAGCTGTGGATGTGTTGGCATTGCCCCTCCATTTGCTTTTATATTCCTTCTGTTTTATACGGGTTGGTTTTACTTCACTTGTCATTCATTAAAACCAATTAGACACATTTATTGGGCTCAGCTGATAGTACTTGATTCCAATTAGAACAGTGATTGGTTCTTCAGTGTAGCTCGCATTAGGAAAATAGTTGCAAAAGCATGCTTTGATGTTGTAGATATTGCATTAAGTTTGGAGAACCATGTCTGAACTTTAGCACTGGGGTTCTACTCTAACGATATCTCTTAGAATTATTCTTATCTCTTTAGAACTTACAGTCTTATCCTGTTCTGACACATCAACTACCCAATGCCCCTGATTATCTAAATTAACAGGCCATTCACACggacgcgttggaatgcgttgatccgccAAGGTtaacggatccccattcactttgagtGGGGTGACGttatcctttgccgaactgaattgtggctccgttgggttccgttgcgttgcgtttcatgtgTTGTTTGCGGCAAGAGTTGCATTTTTTTGAGAGTCAACGTatgtgtcagccaatcaaattgcctttcatgcataactgacagcacaggcgctagccaatcagatcccgtatatgctctcGTCTAAGctcaaaaaaaagagatggctgaccaaactccgtagatggtcgtatttgtacctaaaagttgtttgttttacttttttttgcttagattttttaaaagttaccgagaaatagacactgtacaatgtaaaaacccatttattgtaactgaaaaatatgtctgataggatttgcgaggtgtctgagccacctatgtaatgctagcatgctactactcacaaggtaaacagcttgctagtggcgtgattggtttgttgacctgtcaatctcactataacgtctctgttatcaacacaaccccatgcgccagactcctcctccgccatccgttggatcaacgcattctaagcccgaattatagatctgcgtcggtgtccgtccgttttacggatgggcggggaaacagattcggacggattcggacgtactgtttttgatttatacttcttcgacggctgtgggtgttgaaaacaattcaccgccagaacagtgggtggagcagcggttttttggtcacagacgagctactacgcgacctctttgagtgatacAATTTGttgattgtttatctccctcctcccagccgtcacgtcatcaagagcaacaggtatagtcacatgggtctttgagacacactacattacaatgaatagtctgtctaacactatatattcacttgaaaaggcaaacttatctccatcatggtaggtattatttgtgtgaaaaatagtagcaatctataacaaaatgatatgcttatcttacatacactatagaaactattaaaaacgattcaatgaaatgaatactatctcattttctttggtattttttgtcatattcagatttgtaatgatgattgctgggtaatatgtatgctgttgtccaatgtcaagtctctatttgatcatgtgacgagacgatatgatagtttaggcgcaacatctgaacgtcaagaccaacaagctgactgggcaaataaatatctgtgacaacgtgattacaggaggcaaactggtatcagggaagaagttaaaaataaactgtcatctggagagtttaaaagaatacaaaacgaggaggaatctactgtatggagatatttctgcttagtagtcaacgcggatttattaaacctggatggttgggggagagagatgaacgtcaaaaccgacaaactgggccagaggcaaaagcacctgcaagctgaaaacaacggctttcaaacataagcgtgataaggcattgaacattccatatttaaatatcttaataagtagtcaagtcaacgtgtctgcctcacgtgatggagaagttcgtttttgagactaaaataaatcacatttaggataatagccttcttgtgtgcggggattttttttatgtcctagctgtgacaacgcgattacaggaggcaaactggtatcagggaataagttaaaaaataaactgtcatctggagagtttaaaacaatacaaaacgagggggaatctactgtatggagatatttctgcttagtagtcaaggcattgaacattccatatttaaatatcttaataagtagtcaagtaaacgtgtttgcttcacatgcttctcccctgtacaaaagcgtcggctaaatgactaaatgtaaatggattagacctcgattgttggactatgtagatcgttttataacgaactttgtgcacttaaagttttttaaaaaagaaactgtcatctggagagtttaaaacgacactcgaggggaaatttactgtaggcctatggagatatttctgtcggatggcatcatatgatatgcggattctaatgaggctgtttgatatgtccaatgtaagaagtgtgaagctttaatgaaatatgattgatgccatcctctttctccacaacatggattaaacatcgatggttggactatgtagatacttttataaggaatgtgtccgtgtacttacTTTTTTCAAGAATaaagataatcttcaatggtaagacttgttttattcgcgcctcttctggtgtagcatataacgtgagttttatttaggcatatcagatgcatagcgtgtgtaatgtgtaggccatttcattccgttcttgcaatgtgaataattcatttcaatatgcttatatcccttttgtgcgcgcttgtgcgtttaacggggcttgtttgtgtgagccagtgcatttatcattcatctgttgatgctcgagtttaataaaggcaggctattcttaagaaacgtatgtaaatgtgtcagtagtatgaacagttgagacattgactcattggggttcggactaaatattttacttgctgtcgggctggggtagggctgggacaagtcagcgcgataaggcattgaacattccatatttaacttggcatagtcgccccataatgccgtgcggcgggcacatacttttctcgatgtgatgcagcgcatagacatatatacatgtctatgatgcagcgcccaacgatgttctttaacaatgttccttactgttctaattgcatgtcgttgttctgtgttgggacggagtttatacaggtgtgtgacggtagcacagtctgttcgtgataacttgtagcagggcataaagcccgtgccattttgacattgtattgtgtttagtgtttaattaaaagccataacaaatattccacacttccgtgatttgttacaatatcttaataagtagtgaagtcaacgtggattctatggattaaattcatttattgacacatcttttcaggacggccacagcgctttaaaacgacgtgtttataagttacattattcaaagatggtagataaaaggcgagataatcgccaggtgtaataagcctactttctcattatgtgtgtgtgttagggtttgtaatgcaatggtgttggctgcaagttaactccacttcacgttaaggttagcttttgtatatgagcattcatttcaactgttccatcatctgaaatatcacggtgtcgaaaaacaaacctttgatctaaacagaatattcagtatggaatgggaatatttcagagcagggctatcttttatcgcgtttgacaaatatgctccgattgctgtgatgtctcctgtgagaatgggatagtattctctcctatgaatttgcggtcatttgagcgtccttataagtgtttcagaaatatcttcagacctcttctgttatgtttgttcataatcaactagaagaagcttgtgagacggtctacaggctattcataaaaaaacatacgtaaatgtgtcattagtatgaacagttgagacattgactatgtctggttggattccgacaatatatttgaatggctgtctggctcgggcactactctgtcggacgcaggccgggctcggacagaaatattcggctgatccacactctataacagaataggaacagatagggaatgaaacaggaaatgtgagattccggaaatgatgtcgttaggaaatgatttcgttagcggaccaatcacagccaagggggtatccgtcgctatccgttcgtatccgaaaaagttacaaaaatcgagaggtgcacgtcggtgtccgtccagctctccgatgggctcggatgggcgttccaccacggggaagggtgttgccaaggcgtggctatgtgtccggacggacaccgacgcagatctataattcgggcttaacGCAACCGTGTGAGTGTGCCGTAAGTGTTCCCAGGTAATCTTGAAACACCTAATTTGGGTTTTGATTGGATGGACAAAAAAAGGGATTAATTAAATCAGGTGTGGTAAAACAGAGGCTGACAGAAATAATGGTAAGCTTTGGTGTCAGAGGTCCTTGAGGTATCTCTCAAAGCAAAGAATATGTTGTATTTCAATGAGCAATGAGTTTTGCCcccctcacacccacccacacccacttatataaaataatgtattGTCTTATTCCAGACATTTACAGCATGTACAGAAGGATTGTAATTTAGGAGACCAAAGTGACATATAGtcatgtaaaaataaaataaaaaaatattggcacccct from Clupea harengus chromosome 18, Ch_v2.0.2, whole genome shotgun sequence includes the following:
- the LOC105907158 gene encoding uncharacterized protein LOC105907158 isoform X2; the protein is MAVGPYVGVGVILTVILTNFKCAGNVDVFDTKCQDDHLRIFVPLSGDVEPCFKAIGANGQFPITTDGGAQCGYSYSVYPMLAHAVLQASYFSCYTQNEDDLIFTFNFHLIMIDNDEEVVHNITKTCSPSHTWSHREVTCEKNYMEVSVQTDLPCPHTHTLTDVELASALPMAQEAATSAWQVMFLRQGEEPVVMSVHEAEDLGYFLAVTPGRVVFRTAYGQQHSTIDMVSGLAVEVIRPALFLRQRLTTMMVDLVAACTLDHEFHECALIWKTPTVMVPLVSDLSGFRSKQVDFDVNGKRLDPQMIEERGYTVDVGPEIVEVTIPYAAEGGTRKTFVMDNTYHEFYSVTLHYEHIFTTDNGTLENRLCQHTYMATPVLCHTPFTIDLTVLEDRVFTVYVGNFPFDVELVSVSLNGMVMTVPDATQNGYQVSKVTHDNDTYAYTVLVPFEDPIVSKLYFVEGVREYSLNINYTLRILPQEEYYFYLATVVAQIMDVYPPYFNGLCMEDGIKFRIDHQEFDHLWEAGVGPFPLTQELADTRGYIMNNDNQSLTLDVPLFTLGYMYEAVSLEQFLATFEILIRDAKSLEVVQSSAKTCQFATTALLVCSPDGIVTVVCDLSKAKPDAFPSQTSLLDTTCKPKEVDGTRVLYEFALNSCGTRVQITKDLVIYENEITFEESFTPEEKPVITRDSPYSSCGWPTVC
- the LOC105907158 gene encoding uncharacterized protein LOC105907158 isoform X1; amino-acid sequence: MAVGPYVGVGVILTVILTNFKCAGNVDVFDTKCQDDHLRIFVPLSGDVEPCFKAIGANGQFPITTDGGAQCGYSYSVYPMLAHAVLQASYFSCYTQNEDDLIFTFNFHLIMIDNDEEVVHNITKTCSPSHTWSHREVTCEKNYMEVSVQTDLPCPHTHTLTDVELASALPMAQEAATSAWQVMFLRQGEEPVVMSVHEAEDLGYFLAVTPGRVVFRTAYGQQHSTIDMVSGLAVEVIRPALFLRQRLTTMMVDLVAACTLDHEFHECALIWKTPTVMVPLVSDLSGFRSKQVDFDVNGKRLDPQMIEERGYTVDVGPEIVEVTIPYAAEGGTRKTFVMDNTYHEFYSVTLHYEHIFTTDNGTLENRLCQHTYMATPVLCHTPFTIDLTVLEDRVFTVYVGNFPFDVELVSVSLNGMVMTVPDATQNGYQVSKVTHDNDTYAYTVLVPFEDPIVSKLYFVEGVREYSLNINYTLRILPQEEYYFYLATVVAQIMDVYPPYFNGLCMEDGIKFRIDHQEFDHLWEAGVGPFPLTQELADTRGYIMNNDNQSLTLDVPLFTLGYMYEAVSLEQFLATFEILIRDAKSLEVVQSSAKTCQFATTALLVCSPDGIVTVVCDLSKAKPDAFPSQTSLLDTTCKPKEVDGTRVLYEFALNSCGTRVQITKDLVIYENEITFEESFTPEEKPVITRDSPYRVILRCIYPVHVVGRLFAERTFQSQTPGLGTLQIENPLKTPVTVPPKVETITTAPTSTQRPAKYVPLFSWS